From the genome of Triticum aestivum cultivar Chinese Spring chromosome 3B, IWGSC CS RefSeq v2.1, whole genome shotgun sequence, one region includes:
- the LOC123067379 gene encoding uncharacterized protein, which translates to MPLPPRRWRRQPTAVQGQHSPRHPTGSSRSPGWTHIHHHALPAATTSRCPARDAADRQHTGAQASSHHPPMLPAGPQAPDPGGSGQTPTSAPPAEPDHPTTAAPPPELRPSPRRHQTAAPLPCTTGAAPLGPAEAQRRHPRAPPRDGPRRQRRERPRRRRADRALLSIMHQEVAWFDDPSNSRDWGCAARLPQITPPQVIFATKAARDLPLSRFLSRISLRLRRQERLHTNVVVSRREWVGGEDGGGAHGEKRKSAGLGPRDDGRELRLHQCMRDGLLPPSLLRRWPCSLVAKCGAASPHSRVGKAAARPRRWAAMRALVPWKPWEDEVDAVVGASSAAGGHERNEGGVVSCVPDLATDASEANLPFTSDRQVAAMEPC; encoded by the exons atgccgctgCCTCCCCGGAGATGGAGGAGGCAGCCGACTGCTGTCCAAGGCCAACATAGCCCGCGCCATCCAACAGGGAGCTCGAGATCCCCCGGCTGGACACACATCCACCATCACGCGCTGCCGGCCGCCACAACCTCCCGCTGCCCCGCACGAGACGCCGCCGACCGGCAGCACACGGGAGCTCAGGCGAGCTCCCACCACCCCCCTATGCTGCCAGCCGGACCCCAGGCGCCAGATCCGGGCGGATCTGGCCAGACGCCCACCAGCGCGCCGCCAGCCGAGCCGGACCACCCAACAACCGCTGCACCACCACCGGAGCTCAGACCGTCGCCGCGCCGCCACCAGACGGCCGCACCGCTGCCCTGCACCACCGGCGCCGCGCCACTGGGCCCTGCCGAAGCACAGCGCCGCCACCCTCGAGCACCGCCCCGCGACGGACCTCGAAGGCAGAGGAGGgaaaggccccgccgccgccgcgccgaccgGGCTTTGCTC AGCATCATGCATCAAGAGGTTGCTTGGTTCGATGATCCTTCTAATTCCAG GGATTGGGGTTGTGCCGCTCGTCTACCACAGATAACACCTCCCCAGGTTATCTTTGCCACGAAGGCAGCACGCGacctccctctctctcgtttcctctcccgcatatccctccgcctccgccgccaggAGCGTCTCCACACCAACGTCGTCGTCTCGAGGCGGGAGTGGGTgggaggagaagacggcggcggcgcaCACGGAGAAAAGAGGAAGAGCGCCGGCCTTGGTCCACGCGACGACGGCCGTGAACTGCGCCTCCACCAGTGTATGCGCGACG GGTTGCTGCCGCCATCGCTCCTCCGGCGCTGGCCATGCTCCCTCGTAGCAAAGTGCGGCGCTGCTTCTCCACACAGCCGTGTCGGCAAGGCGGCGGCAAGACCGAGAAGGTGGGCGGCGATGCGAGCTCTCGTCCCGTGGAAGCCATGGGAGGACGAGGTCGATGCGGTCGTCGGCGCGTCCTCCGCTGCGGGAGGCCATGAGCGAAACGAAGGAGGCGTCGTCAGCTGCGTGCCCGACCTCGCCACGGACGCCAGCGAGGCCAACCTCCCCTTCACCTCTGACCGGCAG GTTGCTGCCATGGAACCATGTTGA